In Candidatus Eisenbacteria bacterium, a single window of DNA contains:
- a CDS encoding DUF503 domain-containing protein, which yields MFVALCSIDLLIPASRSLKAKRSVLQRIKGRLIQRFQVSVAEVGFQDRRQRGLLGAAIVGERPGYLRDRLQALRNAVEQEHECQILSWIEEVQRFDPDGFGLVSGVADEDDIANDFEVDMPEEDEFE from the coding sequence ATGTTTGTCGCTCTATGCAGTATCGATCTGCTCATCCCGGCAAGCCGATCCCTTAAGGCGAAGCGATCCGTGCTTCAACGGATCAAGGGTCGGCTGATTCAGCGTTTTCAGGTGTCCGTCGCAGAGGTCGGTTTTCAGGATCGCCGGCAGCGGGGCCTGTTGGGCGCCGCTATTGTCGGGGAACGGCCTGGATATCTTCGCGATCGATTGCAGGCCTTGCGGAATGCGGTGGAACAGGAACATGAATGCCAAATCCTATCCTGGATAGAAGAGGTACAGCGGTTTGACCCGGATGGGTTTGGTTTGGTTTCCGGTGTAGCGGATGAGGATGACATTGCCAATGATTTTGAAGTCGATATGCCGGAAGAGGATGAATTCGAATAG
- the rbfA gene encoding 30S ribosome-binding factor RbfA, giving the protein MSNIRRERLQGQLIREISDIIQNKLRDPRRGWMNVTSVEMSIDLRYAKVFVSFLGGEDQVDQGLKVLRGAASYMRVELARRLRVRHCPELNFQVDRGLEISQKVFDILDSLDIPEADESNGEDLEEGL; this is encoded by the coding sequence ATGAGCAACATCCGCAGAGAAAGATTACAAGGGCAGCTGATTCGTGAAATCAGCGATATTATACAAAACAAGCTTAGAGATCCCCGGCGCGGTTGGATGAACGTCACAAGTGTGGAGATGAGCATCGATCTCCGGTACGCAAAAGTCTTCGTCAGTTTTCTGGGTGGGGAAGATCAAGTCGACCAGGGCCTCAAGGTGCTTCGAGGCGCGGCATCCTACATGCGGGTCGAACTCGCCCGCCGCTTGCGGGTCCGGCATTGCCCCGAATTGAATTTTCAAGTCGATCGCGGGCTGGAGATAAGTCAAAAGGTATTTGACATTCTTGATTCGCTGGACATTCCCGAAGCTGATGAATCGAATGGTGAGGACCTGGAGGAAGGATTGTGA
- the truB gene encoding tRNA pseudouridine(55) synthase TruB: MNSIRSSGYRMVRRTTRRRQERADGEVGYVLPVMKHSGCTSHDVVAQLRQLLGIRKIGHSGTLDPFATGLLVCCVGRATKLSNYLMDLDKTYEGDLKLGVRTHTGDRTGDVIAEAVVPHVTIEQCREAAGRFEGEQLQIPPMMSALKYKGRRLYELAREGMEVERTPRKVKVHEFHILEILDHLIRFRVRCGRGTYVRTLVEDFGRALGTEATVEELARTAIGGFTLEGACDQAEIRAGDLDAVGKMRVEMAEALGHLRHLTLTGLWIRRVRQGTPPPLSVFELNGDPPKPGEVLRLLGTEGSLVALGRIEPTLGPADRPWHESGRMVIERVL, from the coding sequence GTGAATAGTATCCGTTCCAGCGGATATAGAATGGTTCGCCGTACGACACGCCGCCGCCAAGAGAGGGCCGACGGCGAGGTCGGATATGTGCTGCCTGTCATGAAGCATTCCGGGTGTACAAGCCATGATGTGGTCGCCCAACTGAGACAACTGCTGGGGATCCGTAAGATCGGCCATAGCGGCACACTGGATCCGTTTGCGACCGGACTCCTGGTCTGTTGCGTCGGGCGCGCGACGAAACTCAGCAATTATCTCATGGATCTCGACAAGACCTACGAGGGAGATCTAAAACTTGGCGTGCGGACACATACCGGCGATCGAACCGGCGATGTGATAGCTGAAGCCGTTGTTCCGCATGTGACCATCGAACAATGCCGGGAGGCCGCCGGCCGGTTTGAAGGGGAACAATTACAAATCCCCCCCATGATGTCCGCGCTTAAATACAAGGGGCGGCGTCTGTATGAATTGGCGCGAGAGGGCATGGAAGTTGAACGAACGCCAAGAAAAGTAAAGGTCCACGAGTTTCACATCCTCGAGATTCTGGATCATCTTATCCGATTCAGAGTCCGCTGCGGCCGGGGCACCTATGTCAGGACTCTCGTTGAGGATTTCGGCCGGGCCTTGGGAACAGAGGCGACGGTGGAGGAGCTCGCACGAACGGCTATTGGAGGCTTCACACTGGAGGGAGCCTGTGATCAGGCTGAGATCCGCGCCGGCGATTTGGATGCTGTCGGCAAGATGCGGGTAGAGATGGCGGAGGCGCTCGGCCATCTTCGTCATCTGACACTGACCGGATTGTGGATCCGCCGGGTTCGGCAGGGGACGCCACCGCCCTTATCTGTTTTCGAGCTCAACGGCGATCCCCCTAAGCCGGGAGAGGTTCTCAGGCTCCTGGGGACCGAGGGGAGCCTCGTCGCTCTGGGAAGAATAGAGCCGACGCTGGGTCCCGCCGATCGGCCTTGGCATGAGTCGGGACGGATGGTTATCGAAAGGGTCTTGTAA
- a CDS encoding bifunctional riboflavin kinase/FAD synthetase, with the protein MSCGKGIFKRAYATIGVFDGIHRGHQLIFYQMLQRARHKGGRCVLVTFDPYPGEIFAPNNPIRRLQTEDQKRRFLVELGFEGMLVVGFSRELSQMSPGSFLDEILLAQLDLEELYVGYDFRFGRDREGGIEELESLSRSRGFRVFQVPALVDEGMPISSSRIRQALLAGDVASARRWLGRPHALEGRVVRGRGEGTRLLFPTANLELDPRILLPKDGVYVVQVEVETQVRGGVMNIGRRPTLTKSTFSNVEVHLFDWNLDLVGKTLQVHILTRIRSEKRFRSVEALKKAIQDDMSQARAALSRMGENTISEGDGVEQLRSVC; encoded by the coding sequence ATGTCTTGCGGTAAGGGAATTTTCAAGAGGGCCTACGCCACCATCGGGGTCTTTGATGGGATTCACCGCGGTCATCAACTGATCTTCTATCAGATGCTCCAAAGGGCGCGTCATAAGGGTGGCCGGTGCGTTCTTGTCACCTTTGATCCTTATCCCGGAGAGATATTTGCGCCCAATAATCCCATCCGCCGCTTGCAGACGGAGGATCAAAAACGACGCTTTCTCGTCGAGCTGGGTTTCGAGGGGATGCTGGTGGTCGGTTTTTCAAGAGAACTCTCGCAGATGTCCCCGGGCTCGTTCCTGGATGAGATTCTGCTGGCCCAGCTCGACCTCGAGGAGTTGTATGTTGGATATGATTTCCGGTTCGGCCGGGATCGCGAGGGGGGCATCGAGGAACTGGAGAGCCTGAGTCGATCCCGGGGATTTCGGGTATTTCAGGTTCCGGCCCTGGTGGATGAGGGGATGCCGATCAGCAGCTCTCGCATCCGGCAGGCTCTTCTTGCGGGGGATGTGGCATCCGCCCGGCGATGGCTTGGACGTCCTCACGCCCTGGAAGGCCGGGTTGTCCGGGGAAGAGGAGAAGGCACCCGGCTTCTCTTTCCGACGGCGAATTTGGAGCTGGATCCGAGGATCCTTCTCCCGAAGGATGGTGTCTATGTTGTTCAGGTAGAGGTGGAAACACAAGTGCGGGGCGGTGTTATGAACATTGGGCGCCGCCCGACCCTTACCAAATCCACGTTCTCGAATGTCGAGGTTCACCTTTTTGATTGGAATTTGGATTTGGTCGGAAAAACACTTCAAGTCCACATTTTGACCCGGATTAGGTCTGAAAAGCGATTCCGGTCGGTGGAGGCCCTGAAGAAAGCGATTCAGGATGATATGTCCCAGGCCCGCGCAGCTCTCTCCCGAATGGGTGAGAATACAATAAGTGAAGGCGATGGGGTTGAACAGCTAAGGAGCGTGTGCTAA
- the rpsO gene encoding 30S ribosomal protein S15: MALTKVKKQEIIERYKLHELDSGSPEVQIALLTEKIRYLTEHFRVHKTDHHSRRGLLRMVGQRRRLLDYLKSTEVDRYRSIVKELGLRR, encoded by the coding sequence ATGGCGCTGACGAAGGTTAAGAAGCAAGAAATCATCGAAAGATATAAACTGCACGAACTGGATTCGGGCTCACCCGAAGTACAGATCGCGTTGTTGACGGAGAAGATCCGATACCTCACAGAGCATTTCCGCGTGCACAAAACTGATCACCATTCAAGAAGAGGCCTTTTGCGAATGGTCGGGCAGCGGCGTCGACTTCTGGATTATCTAAAGAGTACAGAAGTCGATCGTTACCGTAGCATTGTGAAGGAACTCGGCCTCCGCCGGTAG
- the pnp gene encoding polyribonucleotide nucleotidyltransferase, translating to MSEIHQVERTIGGRPLKIEVGRVARQAGGSAWVQYGETVVFAAAVADPESNLERDFLPLTVDYREKSYAAGKIPGGFFKREGRPTEKETLSCRIIDRSIRPLFDKNIRFEMQVSAHVLSSDKLNESDTLALIATATALNISDIPFPEPVAAVRVGMIGEEMILNPTFPEADNCRMNLVVAGTATEIVMVEGEAREVSEAEVLEALKFAMTAIQEIVAMQAELVEKCGKAKRPIEVVETPADIEEKTRALTIAKMDEALKVTGKDARREAINLLKEEVKQKLLEEFPEGERDISCVFHAIEKERLRSMIIKDRRRVDGRGLDEVRPITCEIGVLPRTHGSALFTRGETQALVVTSLGTSSDEQKIEDFGGEHWKTFMLHYNFPSFSVGEVRPIRGPGRREIGHGALAEKSLLAVIPSNETFPYTIRIVSDIMESNGSSSMASVCGGSLSLMDAGVPIQSSVSGIAMGLIKEGDDIAILTDILGMEDHLGDMDFKVAGTKKGITGIQMDIKLGGLDFGILSEALDKARAGRTHILGIMDKAMSGARSDLSPFAPRINVLEVNPEKIRDIIGPGGRTIKRITEETGATIDIDDSGKVKIACTDAEGGARAIEMVRSLTEDPEVGRIYNGRVRSIMNFGAFVEILPGRDGLVHISELDHKRVNKVEDVLKIGDMVLVKCIGVDDEGKVRLSRKQALEPTNAG from the coding sequence ATGAGTGAGATTCATCAGGTCGAGCGGACTATAGGCGGTCGACCCCTAAAAATCGAAGTAGGACGTGTGGCACGTCAAGCCGGCGGCTCCGCATGGGTTCAATATGGTGAGACCGTTGTATTCGCCGCCGCTGTGGCGGATCCGGAATCGAATTTAGAGCGAGATTTTCTACCATTAACGGTTGATTACCGTGAGAAATCTTACGCCGCTGGGAAGATCCCCGGCGGTTTTTTTAAGCGCGAAGGAAGGCCGACTGAGAAGGAGACCTTGAGTTGTCGCATCATCGATCGCTCTATCAGACCGTTGTTTGACAAAAATATCCGGTTTGAGATGCAAGTCTCCGCTCATGTCCTCTCTTCCGATAAACTAAACGAATCGGATACCCTCGCCTTGATCGCCACGGCGACCGCATTGAACATTTCCGATATTCCTTTCCCCGAACCGGTTGCCGCCGTTCGTGTCGGTATGATCGGTGAGGAAATGATCTTGAATCCCACTTTTCCAGAAGCGGATAACTGCCGGATGAATCTGGTGGTTGCCGGCACGGCGACAGAAATCGTTATGGTCGAGGGCGAGGCCCGCGAGGTCTCAGAAGCGGAAGTCCTTGAGGCGCTGAAATTCGCCATGACCGCCATTCAAGAAATCGTCGCGATGCAGGCTGAGCTCGTTGAAAAGTGCGGCAAGGCGAAAAGGCCGATCGAGGTTGTTGAAACCCCGGCCGACATCGAAGAGAAAACCCGGGCCCTGACTATCGCGAAGATGGATGAAGCTCTCAAGGTGACCGGCAAGGATGCCCGCCGCGAGGCGATTAATCTCTTGAAGGAAGAGGTTAAACAAAAACTCCTTGAGGAGTTTCCAGAGGGAGAAAGAGATATTTCCTGCGTCTTCCATGCGATCGAGAAGGAACGCCTGCGCTCCATGATTATTAAGGACCGGCGCCGGGTTGATGGCAGGGGGCTCGATGAGGTTCGCCCGATCACTTGCGAAATCGGTGTTCTCCCGAGAACGCATGGCAGCGCACTCTTTACGCGGGGTGAGACGCAAGCTTTGGTCGTGACCTCCCTTGGAACATCATCAGATGAGCAGAAGATTGAGGATTTTGGCGGGGAGCACTGGAAGACGTTTATGCTCCATTATAATTTCCCCTCCTTCAGTGTCGGTGAAGTCCGCCCGATTCGCGGACCGGGTCGCCGGGAGATTGGGCACGGCGCCCTGGCCGAAAAATCCCTTCTGGCCGTTATCCCCAGTAATGAAACCTTCCCGTACACGATCCGGATTGTGTCGGACATCATGGAATCGAACGGCTCCTCATCGATGGCTTCGGTATGCGGAGGAAGTCTTTCTCTCATGGACGCCGGTGTGCCGATCCAGTCCTCGGTCAGCGGCATCGCCATGGGCCTGATTAAGGAAGGCGACGATATCGCCATCCTCACCGATATCCTCGGTATGGAAGACCACCTGGGCGATATGGATTTCAAGGTTGCCGGGACGAAGAAGGGGATTACGGGAATTCAGATGGATATAAAGCTCGGGGGATTGGATTTTGGTATCCTGAGCGAAGCGTTGGACAAAGCCCGTGCCGGCCGCACCCATATCCTTGGGATCATGGACAAGGCGATGTCCGGGGCCCGCTCCGACCTGTCGCCCTTCGCACCAAGAATCAATGTCCTCGAAGTTAATCCTGAAAAAATCCGGGATATCATCGGCCCCGGAGGCCGTACCATAAAGAGAATCACTGAGGAGACGGGCGCCACCATTGATATTGATGACAGCGGCAAGGTGAAGATAGCCTGTACCGACGCAGAGGGCGGGGCTCGGGCGATCGAGATGGTTCGCAGCCTGACGGAAGACCCTGAAGTCGGCCGCATTTATAACGGCCGGGTCCGGTCCATCATGAATTTCGGCGCTTTCGTGGAGATCCTTCCCGGGCGTGACGGCCTTGTTCACATTAGTGAGCTGGATCACAAACGGGTCAATAAAGTCGAAGATGTCTTGAAAATTGGAGACATGGTCCTCGTAAAGTGTATAGGGGTAGATGATGAGGGCAAGGTTCGTCTAAGCCGCAAGCAGGCGCTGGAGCCGACGAACGCCGGGTAG
- a CDS encoding insulinase family protein has protein sequence MALQEPRIARRVMPGGLTIVAEQVPASRSVALGVWIRCGSRHEASSSAGLTHFLEHMLFRGSRAHTSLALAKAMERIGGQVDACTGKESTAVYARIQPENLRRTLLLLAELVAYPSLEPNMVEVEKRVVLEEIRSYEDDPEEGVHDLMATLLWPDHPMGRPILGYERTVRSFQSEPIRRFHEMRYRGSNTIIVAAGDLNPEKFLDMTSEVFPLPPGGGRGREIQLTKIRRGSLHATHSLSQTHISLAARGPSYSDRRRYPIYLLNLILGAGSSSRLFQRIREREGLAYGIQSYVDSFEDTGAFGIYLSVDPRNLNRSFRLLMKELGKLRREGVKRWELSNAKEQMILVHLLSQESIADRMSRLALKELLYQGQPRDGKVVEKIRSITVDEVNQVAEQILNPARFCLVTRGPQDGNGIRIDDVDF, from the coding sequence ATGGCTCTCCAAGAGCCCAGAATCGCCCGGCGGGTTATGCCCGGCGGTTTAACGATTGTGGCCGAGCAGGTCCCCGCCAGCCGTTCTGTTGCTCTCGGGGTCTGGATTCGGTGCGGCTCCCGTCATGAAGCCTCCTCCAGCGCCGGATTAACCCACTTTCTCGAACATATGCTTTTTCGAGGATCGCGCGCGCACACATCCTTGGCCTTGGCCAAAGCAATGGAACGAATCGGTGGGCAGGTCGATGCCTGTACAGGCAAGGAATCGACCGCAGTCTATGCGAGAATCCAACCCGAAAATCTCCGAAGAACCCTCTTACTGCTCGCCGAGCTCGTGGCCTATCCCAGCCTCGAACCCAATATGGTGGAAGTGGAGAAGAGGGTCGTCTTGGAGGAAATCCGCAGCTATGAGGATGATCCGGAGGAAGGTGTTCACGATCTGATGGCGACCCTTCTCTGGCCCGATCACCCCATGGGACGGCCTATTCTTGGGTATGAGCGCACCGTCCGTTCCTTTCAAAGTGAGCCGATCCGTCGTTTCCATGAGATGCGCTATCGGGGGTCGAATACCATCATCGTGGCGGCCGGGGACTTGAATCCTGAAAAATTTCTCGACATGACCTCAGAAGTATTCCCTCTGCCGCCGGGTGGAGGGCGGGGCCGGGAGATCCAACTAACGAAAATCCGACGGGGATCCCTTCATGCGACCCATTCACTAAGCCAAACCCACATTTCCCTGGCGGCCCGAGGACCCTCGTATAGCGATCGGCGCCGGTATCCTATCTATCTTTTGAATCTCATCCTCGGCGCTGGTAGTTCCTCCCGTCTCTTCCAGAGGATCCGGGAGCGGGAGGGTCTGGCCTATGGGATCCAATCCTATGTTGATTCCTTTGAGGATACAGGCGCCTTTGGGATCTATCTTTCTGTCGATCCACGAAACTTGAACCGCTCTTTTCGGTTGTTAATGAAGGAGCTGGGCAAGCTCCGCCGTGAAGGTGTCAAGAGGTGGGAACTGTCGAATGCCAAGGAACAAATGATTTTAGTGCACCTTCTTTCACAGGAGAGTATAGCGGATCGCATGAGTCGGTTGGCGCTCAAAGAGTTACTCTATCAAGGCCAGCCGCGTGACGGCAAAGTTGTTGAGAAGATTCGATCCATCACCGTGGATGAGGTCAATCAGGTCGCGGAGCAGATTCTGAATCCAGCGAGGTTCTGCCTCGTGACCCGCGGTCCTCAGGATGGAAATGGTATCAGAATCGATGATGTCGATTTTTAA